From Streptomyces sp. SCSIO 75703:
CTGAAGGACCTCTACCCGGCCCGCTTCCAACTGGCCCACGTGCTCTCCCGCGAACCCCGCGAGGCCGAGGTGCTCTCCGGACGGCTGGACGCCGAGCGGCTCTCCGCCCTCATCGGCGCCCTCGTCGACGTGGACCGCGCCGACCACTGGTGGCTGTGCGGACCGCAGGGCATGGTCGCCGACGCCCAGCGGGTCCTGGCCGGCCTCGGCGTCGGCGCCGACCGCGTCCACCGCGAACTCTTCTTCGCCGAGGACGAACCGGTGCGCGAGATCCGCCACGAGGACGCCGGCCCCGCCGGACCCGTCAGCCGGGTCACCCTCACCCTCGACGGCCGTTCCACCACCGCCGACCTCCCCCGGGACCGCAGCATCCTCGACGGCGCCCAGGCCACCCGCCCCGACCTGCCCTTCGCCTGCAAGGGCGGCGTCTGCGGCACCTGCCGCGCCCTCGTCACCGGCGGCGAGGCCGAGATGCGCCGCAACTTCGCCCTGGAACCGGCCGAGGTCGACGCCGGGTACGTGCTGACCTGCCAGTCGTACCCGGTCACCGAGACGCTGACGGTGGACTACGACGGCTGACGGCTCCCCCGGCACGAGCCGTGGGGGAGGGGCCCTCGGACCGCCCCGGCGCGGCACCCCCGGGCCGAGGCGGTCGGGCGCACCCGGGCAGACTCCGCAGAGCAGGCGCACGGACCCTCCGCGTCCGGAAGCGGACGGGTCCGCGGGGCCGAGGGGGAGCGCGCCCAGGCCGGGGAGAAGGCCGGCGCGACAACACGCTGGGCGCCGCTCCCCGGGGCCGGCCCCTTTCCGCGCTCCTTCCGGAAGTCTCGGAGGCTCGCGCCGCCGGCGGGGGCCCCGGGTGGTGGCGGGTGCCGGTGGCCGGGGTGCCCGTCGCCGAGGTGCTGACAGGCGGGGTGCCGCCTGTCACGGTGCCTGACGGTATGCCGCCCTGTCAGGTGCCCCCTTCGGGGTGCCGTCCGACGGCGGGCGGGCCGAAGCGCTGCCGTGGGGCGCGGGGTCGCCCGGCGCGGTGCCGGCGGGCCCGCTCCCCGCGCCGTCCGACGGCAGCCGGGCCGGGGCCAGGACCGAGGCGACCGCCAGAGCGGCCGCCGCCGTCAGGGCCGCCGTCAGGGACCGGGCGGCGAGCGGCCCGGCCAGCGCCGCCCCCGCCGCGAAGCCGGTGATCTTCAGGCTGGCGCCGGTCGTGAACACCTGTCCGCGCAGCTCCGCCGGAGCCTCCCGGTGCCGTACCGCGAACAGGGCCGTGAGCTGCGGCCCCTCGCCGGCGCCGACCACGACCGCGGCGGCCACCAGCACGGTCGGCCCGCCGCCCGCCAACGCCGCCAGGGCGAACCCGGCCCCCTGCGCCAGGGCGCCGGCCCGCACGATCCCGTCCGGCGCCGCGGCGTCCGCGTACCGCGCGAACAGGGCGTTGGCCACCAGCGCGGACAGCGCGGCGCAGGCGAACAGCAGCGCGCCGCGCCCCGCCGAGCCGAACGCGCGCTCCCCGAGCAGCGGCACGCAGGCGGTGAACACTCCCTGCGCCACGCAGCAGATCACCGAGGTCAGCGTGGCGCGTCCCAGCAGGGGCGAGCGCGCCACCACCCGGATCCCGGCGGTGAGACGGCCGGCCACGTCGCGGACCGCGCCCACCCGGCCGGCCACGTCGCGGACCGCGCCCACCCGGCCGGCCACGTCGCGGACCGCGCCCACCCCGCCGGCCACGTGGCGGGCGGCGCGCTCCCGGGCGGTGGCGCCGGACGCACGCGGCCCGGCCGCAGCGGTACCGCCGGCGGACGCCCCGCCGGTGTCGTGCCCCCGCGCCGCACCCCCCTCGGCCCCCACACCCGCCCTTGTCTCCCGCCGGGGCAGGCTCCACGCCGCCGGCATCGCCAGGGCGATCAGCGCGGCCGAGACCCCCACCGCCGCCGACGCGCCCGCGATCTCCGCCACCGTTCCCGCCAGCGCCGGACCCGCCAGGCTGGCCACCCCGAAGGACATGGCGTCCAGCGCGTTCGCCCGCGGCAGCCGGCCGCCCGGCACCACCCGGGGGAGCTGCGCCGTCCAGCCTCCCGACAGTGCGGGACCGAGCAGCCCCGTGACCACCGCGATCAGCAGCGTCAGCGCGAAGGGGAGGCGGC
This genomic window contains:
- a CDS encoding MFS transporter — its product is MTGRMTRRYPLTSYLTGAVAARAGDEMSGPALLLAGFALSGSAAEASSLLAAVTVAAAAGGPVIGALLDSAARPGRLLAAALLLYAAGVTGVLAALGRLPFALTLLIAVVTGLLGPALSGGWTAQLPRVVPGGRLPRANALDAMSFGVASLAGPALAGTVAEIAGASAAVGVSAALIALAMPAAWSLPRRETRAGVGAEGGAARGHDTGGASAGGTAAAGPRASGATARERAARHVAGGVGAVRDVAGRVGAVRDVAGRVGAVRDVAGRLTAGIRVVARSPLLGRATLTSVICCVAQGVFTACVPLLGERAFGSAGRGALLFACAALSALVANALFARYADAAAPDGIVRAGALAQGAGFALAALAGGGPTVLVAAAVVVGAGEGPQLTALFAVRHREAPAELRGQVFTTGASLKITGFAAGAALAGPLAARSLTAALTAAAALAVASVLAPARLPSDGAGSGPAGTAPGDPAPHGSASARPPSDGTPKGAPDRAAYRQAP
- the paaE gene encoding 1,2-phenylacetyl-CoA epoxidase subunit PaaE, coding for MAPTAPASEAPARPRRRPAFHRLRVAAVRRLCADAVAVSFDVPEDLAEEFAFAPGQSLTLRREIDGRDERRSYSICSPAGTPPRIGVRAVPGGLFSSWLVEEVRPGDTVEVMAPTGRFTPDLATPGHHVLVAAGSGITPMLSIAESALAADDRSTVTLFYGNRRTDTVMFAEDLADLKDLYPARFQLAHVLSREPREAEVLSGRLDAERLSALIGALVDVDRADHWWLCGPQGMVADAQRVLAGLGVGADRVHRELFFAEDEPVREIRHEDAGPAGPVSRVTLTLDGRSTTADLPRDRSILDGAQATRPDLPFACKGGVCGTCRALVTGGEAEMRRNFALEPAEVDAGYVLTCQSYPVTETLTVDYDG